The Carassius gibelio isolate Cgi1373 ecotype wild population from Czech Republic chromosome A19, carGib1.2-hapl.c, whole genome shotgun sequence genome segment CACGAGGCATCTGGCGGTTGATTTCCACGAGGATATGCGTATAGCAGAAGCTCATTACCAGTAGAGGGAACACATACAGGGTGACAAAGTGGAACATGTTGTAGGCTGTTTCCTGCCAGCGCTGCCGGAAGCTTCCATGAGTTACACACTGTACAAAGTCAACTCCTTCAGCCTTAATTGCcctgaaaataaataactgaaacgATAAAAAGCAATTTATAAAGAAAAGTAATAAAcagagtttgtttttgttttttttggttatcTATCATTTGCCTTATTTCTCCTACAGAACACAAAGGAGAAATCTTTTGTTTCTCATGCAAAGCTATTGTATGGCATTAAGaaacacttaaaaaatattttatggtgcTTATGTGACCTTTATAGAAACTTGAAATCTCCAGTCTTCatttattgtaattgcatggaaaagaaccACCACAAAATTTGACCTTTTATGTtcatctgaagaaagaaagttctacaggtttagaatgacataatCCACTGATTAGCTTTTTGTGGctgttttgcataaaaatatCTTCTACACACAACTACACCATGAGAAATGTTAAACATCAACAGCTGCAAATAGAGTAACTGCAAGCCAAAAGGTTTTCATTTCATGAATACATGCATTGTGATTGCAAAACGCTCCTCAGTGTGGCGGTTGCTCTATTATAGATATTTACTTTTCAAATCTATTTTTGAGTCACTGTAGGATGTAAAAGAAACTTTGAGGTGCATGGGGGAAAAGCACATTTCGCTATCTCTGTTGAACCTGAATCGAAAGTAAATTCTtgatatttaatgtgctttcagataaaataaaatataaaggctGCTAAAAATGACAAGACTGGAATTAAGCGTGTGAAAAGAAACTGTTCTATCAGAGGGAAAGATAGGCAAGTCAAACTGACAAGATTCAGTCAGACATATAAGAGGTTACAGAAAATACTCCAGGACTATTGTAGCTTGACAGATAAGATCTATAATCAATGCAGTATGCGCTCACTGAAGAATCACTGATGCAGGGTCAGTTATTGCACAACTTTAAGCCTCAACTAATGACTTAAAAGAAATGCTGAGGCTTAGATGGCTAGATGGCTATCAGTAAAAGCGTGAGTGAAAAGCGTTGGCCCCcttctttatttcttattttttttgcacatttgacactttaatgtttcaggtcatcaaacaaatttaaatattagtcacagataacacaagtaaacacaacatgcagtttttaaatgaaggtttttattattaaaggaaaacaaaatccaaaactacatggccTTGTGTAAAGAAGTATATGCCCCCTTGTTAAAACTGTGGCTTATCACAACTGATTTAAATTTCTCTAGCCACACCCAGGCCTGATTACTGCCACACCTGTTCACAATCAAGAAAAGTGAAGTAGACCAAAAGATCATGCTGTAATTGGGAAATTAATTGAGCTCTATCAGTCTGGAAAaggttataaagccatttctaaagcTTTAGGACTCCAGCCAACCACAGCGAGAGCCATTATTcacaaatggcaaaaacatggaacagaggagaaccttcccaggagtggctGGTCAACCAAAATTACCCCAAGAGCACAGCGACGACTCATCCAAGAGACCCCACAACAACATCTAAAGAGCTGCAGGCCTAACTTGCCTCagttaaggtcagtgttcatgactCTAAAAAAGAGACCGGAAAAAAATGTTCTGCATGGCAGTGTTCCAAGCGAACACCGCTGTTGAGCAAAAAGAACATAAAGGTTCATCTCAGTTTTGCCAGAAACCTCTTGATGATCCCCAAGACTTTTGGGATTAGACTCTGTGGACTGACGAGACAAAAGTTGAAAtttttggaaggtgtgtgtccAATTACGTCTGGCGTAAATGTAACACCGCATTTcagaaaaagaacatcataccaGCAGTAAAATAtggtggtagtgtgatggtctggggCTGTTTTGCTGCTCCAGGACCTGGAAGACTTGCTGTGATAAATGGCACCATGAATTctgctgtttaccaaaaaatcctgaaggagaatgtccggCCATCTGTTTGCGACCTCAAGCTGAAGCGAACTTTGGTTCTGCAGCAAGACCATAAtccaaaacacaccagcaagtccacctctgaatggctgaagaaaaacaaaatgaagacaCTGGAGTCGCCTAGTCAAAGTCCTGACCTGCATCctattgagatgctgtggcatgaccttaaaaAAACCCTCCAATGTGGCAGAATTACAACAATTCTGCATAGATGAGTGGACGCCTAAGGGTGGCCCAATCAGTTATTAGGTTTAAGGGGCAAACACTTTTTCACACAAGGCCATGTAGTTTGGATTTTCAGAAAGGGGGCCAACACTTTTTCACAACACTGTAAATTTGAAGCTTGGAAACTAAACTCCGTTTTGCTGTGTGCCACTTTTGGCACACAGCAAAAGAAATTTAATTTTTGCACCACTAGCATAAAATGAAattgcaaaactgttttcaaacaggtttccaaaaTACTTTTCTTtctctgcaatatattttggggGAAAAATATTTTGGGAGtatcgtatttttcggactataagtcgcacctgagtatgatttgcatcagtccaaaaatatgtcatgatgaggaaaaaaacatatgcaagtcgcatagagcgccctctcgcggctgtagacagtaatgttttctattggttcatttctctcggttcatgtcaaattaatttggataaattaGTCgcaccagactataagtcgcaggacgagccaaactatgaaaaaaagtgcaacttatagtccggaaaatacggtaaacaaAGTTGTGGAAATCAACAAGCGCAATCAAATTgatgtaattatttgtttatagtTGTCTCCTTTTAAAAAGGAACCTATTACCTTCAACATGTTTTCAAACACCAACATTATCatccatatataaaaactgagGCAGTTTTGTGCTGTTTCATAAGACAAGTCGCTCAAATGACAACTCCAATTTAACACATCTCTTTCATTTACCTGTGGAGAGGCGAGCAGGATGCTGAGGATCCAGGCAGCCAGCAGCATCCTCCTGTTCCTACGGCCAGCGTCCAGAGCTTCCAGTGGATGCAGGATTGCATGGTGCCTGTCTAGACTCACAACCACCAGGATAAATGCTGCCGAATGCATGGCAAAAAGCTTGAGAAAGCAAAGGATCTTGCACATGGCATTGCCAGCATACCACTGCACTGTGATATTCCATATAGCATCGAGTGGCATCACCACAAAAGTCATAACCAGGTCGGCGGAGGCCAGGCTGCCAATGAGAGGGCGCAGGTGAGAGGCCAGGTGACGTCCTCTTCCCCTGGTAACACTGATGAGCACTGAGAGGTTACTGATAGCTGCAAAGACAAAGAGCACCAGGGTAGCCACCACACGAAAGTGGGCGGCAACAGTGAATGTGGGCGTCTCCCAATCAGAAGGAAAGTGAGGGGTGGCATTGAGCACTGAAGAATTTTCCCAAATGCTTGTGGGATTCACTGACAGAAGAGGCATTTTTCCTGACATCCTGTGAAAGGGTAAAAAGGACTTGTTTTGTTACATGATAAaagcttttaatatatattttaaaattattttcttcctgtgatggcaaaactgaatttttaacacTAATTacttcagtattcagtgtcacaagatcctagagaaatcagtctaatatgctgatttgatgctcaagaaacatttctttgtaTTATCAATGGTATAAACTGTAGCTGACATTTCATACACATCTATCAAGCTTTGTCAAGGAATCATTCAGTTTGATTTGTCTTGACAAACCTTCCTTTTCTAGCTTTGTTCATGTTCAATAATTGCACTTATTgcactgatttattattattttattttatttatttatttattttttatttatttttattttttttttggggggggggtatcTTAATTCTTCTTCTTTCAAATTCACATTGAAATTCTGCATATGTATTTGCTACCTTGAAGTTTGAGGGTTTAGaggccagacagacagacaactaGATAGATAGTGAATTGAAAGAGAGCCAATTCATCAATTTTGCTTTTTTCTCAACTGTTCTTGGCATCCCTTCATGCACTTCATTGACAAATGAATTCTACAATTCAGCAAAATGTTCACCATGACATGAATATTCAGGTCACATCACCTAGAAAGTCTGATTACCATTACATTACAGTCACCACAGAGACATTTGTCACCCCTTATGAGTTTTCACCCAAACGTCCATCTCCTCTACAGTGTAATATCCTCTGCATTTATAGCACCCATCTGCCAGCTCAGCTTCTATAAATAAAAGAAACTCTTGCCACAGGCATTTTTTTTCACTCTGGATCTCAAATAGGGGGACCTTGGTTAAGCAGCAGGGAGATAGATTATATCTTTTTAAAGATCTATATATAAACCTCCCAGACAACGATCAGAGATCCCCACTGAGATTATGACTGCAGACTGATATTcatgatttattaattcattcatacaGTGGTACAGATGTTCTAACTGCCTTGTTCATCATTCTTGTTGATATTTTATTAAGCCACTTGGTTAAAGAGACTCTTCATGAAATAAActttgataagaaaaaaaatgggtGATCTAATTGTGATTAGGGATATGCTGGTATCACATTTTCCtattgcgattaattgctcatgcttttatgacAGTATACGGTAATATCATGGCATtggaactgaaaaaaaagaggTCATAATATAGTATAACAGGTTACATAAATGTTTTCTTATAacagaaataactgaacatttaaatacaataaaaagataCAGCAAAATTTACAGAAAACGTTTTAtgcagattaaagtgcaaaagaactataaagacccataggtatcactttccaataagacctcattagttaaccattacctttacaatgagcaatagctacatttgctacagaagttattaatctttgttaaaaaatacaagtcttattacatgttagctcattaaataatacatttgcaactttagattttaacaacatgttattaaatattggaatacctaagattgataaatgttcagaagaatttttcattggcagtttatgttagctaatgaattaactaatgaagccctaatgtaaattgtgaatgaacaataaagaagcaaaacacttttaaacaatatctagggcatgttgtagtacagattaaaatgaaaaaaaaaaagtttgaaaataaatagcctataaaGTCTATATACttaagtatttggcactgtgatgGACATCATATCGGatgcacaaatctgaatggctatttaaaattatttaaatatgttttagaaaatagttcagctgctttatttatgggtttTCCCAGTGtagcagtttagcgccatctgctgtcagagagtgaatgtgctttcattcagcgcgtccCTCACATGTTCCTCCTCTCATGCGTGTTTAtttacatcagagcgcacactctatcaagcagcatacagcggtgttgtgcattttaaccAGTTGAttggaaaagtattcttaaaatgcattccaaattctgaataatttgtaatatataattattcatggtATTTAGAAGTACCCACCAAAACAAATATCGTacatattcattaccg includes the following:
- the LOC127935071 gene encoding gonadotropin-releasing hormone II receptor-like translates to MSGKMPLLSVNPTSIWENSSVLNATPHFPSDWETPTFTVAAHFRVVATLVLFVFAAISNLSVLISVTRGRGRHLASHLRPLIGSLASADLVMTFVVMPLDAIWNITVQWYAGNAMCKILCFLKLFAMHSAAFILVVVSLDRHHAILHPLEALDAGRRNRRMLLAAWILSILLASPQLFIFRAIKAEGVDFVQCVTHGSFRQRWQETAYNMFHFVTLYVFPLLVMSFCYTHILVEINRQMPRGKGKGGEPCLRRSGTNMIPKARMKTLKMTIIIVASFVVCWTPYYLLGIWYWFQPRMLQSMPEYIHHALFVFGNLNTCCDPVIYGFFTPSFRADIASCFCRRNQNSSLKSLDRLSVRRGGASREAESDLGSGDQPSGQQA